Part of the Phycisphaerae bacterium RAS1 genome, GTCTTCGACCGTCAGGATTTTCAATTCCGGGCTGACGATCTCGGTCAGCGCCGCGTACAGCGTCGTGGTCTTGCCCGAGCCGGTCGGGCCGGTGACCAGGATGATCCCGTGCGGCCGCGCGATCAGCTCGCGGAAGTAATCGAGCAGCGTCCCCTCCATGCCCAGGTCGGTCAGCGAGAGCTTCACCGCCGTACGGTCGAGAATGCGCAGCACGACGCCCTCGCCGAACGACATCGGAATGACGCTGACGCGCAGGTCGATTTCGCGGCCGTGGGCCTTGATCTTGAAGCTTCCGTCCTGCGGCAGGCGCTTCTCGGCGATGTTCAGCGACGACAGAATTTTGATGCGGCTGACGACCGCGGCCCGGAAGCGTCGGATTTCGGCCGGGACGTTGGCGATGCTGAGCACGCCGTCGATGCGGTAGCGCACGACGAAGTCGGTCTCGTACGGCTCGAAGTGAATGTCGCTGGCGCGCTGGTCGATGGCTTCGACGAGAATCTCGTTGACCAGCTTGACGACGCTGGCCTCCTGGGCCATCTGCACGTCGAGGTCGGACGAATCGACCTTGACCTCGTCCAGCACCTCGATCTCGCCGCGCTCCTCCATCATTTCCTGCAAGACTTCACCGCCGACGCCGTAGAACGTGCGGATCATCTTGTGGATTTCGGCCTTGGTGGCGAGGACGGGCGTGACGGGCGTTTTGATCTGGGCGCTAAGCTCGTCGATGGCGTAGACGTTGTACGGGTCGGAGGTGGCGACGCGGATGCCCTTGCCATTCTTGGCGATGGGCATCAGGCCGTACTTGTGAACCAGGCGGCTGGGGACCTTGGAGACCAGCTCGCGATCGATGTCGCCTTCGTTCAACTCGACGACCGGAATGTCAAACTGCTCGCTGAAGACCTTGAGGACGTCTTTTTCCGTGACGTAGCCGCTGCGAATGAGCGTCTGGTCGAGCCGTTCATGCGGCGAGGCCGCGGCGGCCATGGCGTCGGCGAGCTGCTCGGGGGTAATGAGGCCTTTGGTGACGAGTGCTTCGCCGATGGGCATTTCAGCGTAACCTCTTTTGAGGCAGACTCTTGCGTGTCCGCCCGGCGGCGATTGGGCACCATTTCGTCCGCGCCCCTGGGGCACCGCGACGGCAGTGCCGGCGCAGACCGCCACCCTTCGCTTGTACCGGCTTCCGACACGGAAATTGCACCCGCAGCGGCTGTTTTTTGCAAGCCGGTCGCAACTTTCCACGCCGGCGTTGCGCTGGGCGAGTGACCGCTTGGCGGAGGCCCGCCGGAATCCGAGCCCCAAGCGCAAGCGCGCGGGCATTCGCGGGGTCTGCCGCCATTCGTACAAACGCCCGCGCGCTCGCGCTTGGGGCTCCGATTGCGGCTCGCGCGGGGGACCATTGATTTCGAAATAACTGCACGCGGCTTCGTCCGCCGCCTGGCGCTTTACTCAGCGCGTCGCCGGGTCGAGGTGTTTCCAGCGCCGCCGGGCCTCGAACGCGGCGATGTCGGCGATGGAGGTGCGGCTCAGGAATTCGATCTGGTGCAGCCGGTGGGCCTTCCAGAATTCATGCGCCGGGCAGGCGCGTTCGTCAGAGCAGGGCGCGGTGTTGAGCATGCAGCGCGTCTGGACAATCGCGTCGTCCAGCGCGATGCACAGGTCGTAGAGCGTGATGCCGGCCGCGGGACGCGCGAGCGTGACGCCGCCGCCGACGCCGCGTTGGGTCAGGAGAATCCCCCTGCGGGCGAGCGTATTGACGATCTTGGCGAGATACGCCGCCGGGATGTCGCAATCGACGGCGATGTCTTTAATGAGCACCGGGCTGCCGCTGGCGGCGGCGACTCGCCCGAGGGCACATGCGGCGTATCCGACGGCCTGGCTGAGCATCTCCAACTCCCACTACGTATATTACTAAAAGAGTATGTATTCTTCAAGTCCTGTGATCGATCCGAGC contains:
- the epsE_1 gene encoding Type II secretion system protein E, which gives rise to MPIGEALVTKGLITPEQLADAMAAAASPHERLDQTLIRSGYVTEKDVLKVFSEQFDIPVVELNEGDIDRELVSKVPSRLVHKYGLMPIAKNGKGIRVATSDPYNVYAIDELSAQIKTPVTPVLATKAEIHKMIRTFYGVGGEVLQEMMEERGEIEVLDEVKVDSSDLDVQMAQEASVVKLVNEILVEAIDQRASDIHFEPYETDFVVRYRIDGVLSIANVPAEIRRFRAAVVSRIKILSSLNIAEKRLPQDGSFKIKAHGREIDLRVSVIPMSFGEGVVLRILDRTAVKLSLTDLGMEGTLLDYFRELIARPHGIILVTGPTGSGKTTTLYAALTEIVSPELKILTVEDPVEYYLEGVNQTQVLPKIGLTFARQLRSFLRHDPDVVLVGEIRDKETAEVAINASLTGHLVFSTLHTNDAVSATTRLLDMGIEPFLVSSSLEAAMAQRLLRTVCKHCKEPYEPDNPAALPRDFAYQPGEVLYRGRGCRECRNTGYSGRRALFELMAMTEPLRELVVNRASASQMLPEAKKAGLVNMRDAGWDLVRRGVTTCEEVLRSTKV
- the iscR_3 gene encoding HTH-type transcriptional regulator IscR; translation: MLSQAVGYAACALGRVAAASGSPVLIKDIAVDCDIPAAYLAKIVNTLARRGILLTQRGVGGGVTLARPAAGITLYDLCIALDDAIVQTRCMLNTAPCSDERACPAHEFWKAHRLHQIEFLSRTSIADIAAFEARRRWKHLDPATR